A window of the Scophthalmus maximus strain ysfricsl-2021 chromosome 8, ASM2237912v1, whole genome shotgun sequence genome harbors these coding sequences:
- the LOC124850465 gene encoding LOW QUALITY PROTEIN: trichohyalin-like (The sequence of the model RefSeq protein was modified relative to this genomic sequence to represent the inferred CDS: substituted 3 bases at 3 genomic stop codons): protein EREKRRERREREREREREEREREREREREKRRERREREREREREREKRRERRERERERRGEREEEREREREREEERERERERRGEREREKRRERENRRERERERRRERRGEREREREEREREREERRERERERRREREREREEERERERRGEREREKRREREXEREREREKRRERRERERERRGEREEEREREREREEERERERERRGEREREKRRERENRRERERERRRERRGERERERGERERERGEERERKREEERERERERRGEREREKRREREREEERERIGERERERRGERGERERERGEEREKRREREREREEEREREREKRREREREEEREREXEREREREEEREKRRERERERRERERERRGEREKERGGEREREREREEERERERERRGEREREEEREREXEREREREEEREKRRERE, encoded by the coding sequence gagagagagaagaggagagagaggagagagagagagagagagagagagagagaggagagagagagagagagagagagagagagagagaagaggagagagaggagagagagagagagagagagagagagagagagagagaagaggagagagaggagagagagagagagagagaggagaggagagagagaagaggagagagagagagagagagagagagaagaggagagagagagagagagagagagaagaggagagagagagagagagaagaggagagagagagagaataggagagagagagagagagagaggaggagagagagaagaggagagagagagagagagagagaggagagagagagagagagagaggagaggagagagagagaaagagagaggaggagagagagagagagagagagagaagaggagagagagagagagagaagaggagagagagagagagagaagaggagagagagagaataggagagagagagagagagagagaagaggagagagaggagagagagagagagagagaggagaggagagagagaagaggagagagagagagagagagagagagaagaggagagagagagagagagagagagaagaggagagagagagagagagaagaggagagagagagagaataggagagagagagagagagagaggaggagagagagaagaggagagagagagagagagagaggagagagagagagagagagaggagaggagagagagagaaagagagaggaggagagagagagagagagagagagaagaggagagagagagagagagaagaggagagagagagagagagaagaggagagagagagaataggagagagagagagagagagaagaggagagagaggagagagagagagagagagaggagaggagagagagaagaggagagagagagagagagagagagaagaggagagagagagagagagagagaagaggagagagagagagagagaagaggagagagagagagaataggagagagagagagagagagaggaggagagagagaagaggagagagagagagagagagaggagagagagagagagagagaggagaggagagagagagaaagagagaggaggagagagagagagagagagagagagagaagaggagagagagagagagagagagagaagaggagagagagagagagaagaggagagagagagagaataggagagagagagagagagagaggaggagagagagaagaggagagagagagag